A part of Streptomyces sp. NBC_01451 genomic DNA contains:
- a CDS encoding glycosyltransferase family 2 protein has product MTSTPTGARHNFDSSQTAQLRLPSNRTGGFRRIKKSLPKYDYEHYSRLAGPLTQPDPTKPYTVKYRSLLSQEPHRLRAALMLGAAPLLSVVLLVWLLQPAHWTERDYPAFDFLPALDIVMLVSIGLIELFRCLNVLSNAHATLVARDPIPVVPETGTRVAFLTSFVPGKEPLEMVTKTLEAAVRIRHRGLMHVWLLDEGDDPDVKAVCARLGVHHFSRKGVAKWNQPKGPHRAKTKHGNYNAWLDAHGDDYDYFASVDTDHIPLPNYLERMLGFFRDPNIGFVIGPQVYGNYDNFVTKAAESQQFLFHALIQRAGNAYGSPMFVGTSNAVRISALKQIGGLYDSITEDMATGFEIHRHKNPATGKKWRSVYTPDVLAVGEGPSAWTDFFTQQMRWSRGTYETILKQYWKGFYSLPPSKLFNYTMMIIFYPMSALNWILAALSCALFLGLGASGVNIDPTVWLMLYGNASALQIGLYIWNRRHNVSPHEPEGSGGVAGMVMSALSAPLYAKALIDSALRRKSKFVVTPKGDSASPDRWFGTFRYHWYFILIFGGSIAAGFTFGHSHPAMIIWATFATAITATPMVVWRLMLRQEKKKLAAGPAEPQDAAPTPQPFVPAQPTPQAPHAPHTSHAPHAPHSTHAPQHKPQWAASGGTGGGSVGGEGNDQTMQIALGGLGGRKE; this is encoded by the coding sequence ATGACGTCGACGCCGACGGGCGCCCGGCATAACTTCGACTCATCACAGACGGCCCAGCTCAGGCTGCCGTCCAACCGCACCGGCGGGTTCCGCCGGATCAAGAAGAGCCTGCCCAAGTACGACTACGAGCACTACAGCCGCCTGGCCGGACCCCTCACACAGCCCGACCCGACCAAGCCGTACACGGTCAAGTACCGGTCGCTCCTCTCGCAGGAGCCGCACCGCCTTCGGGCCGCGCTGATGCTGGGTGCCGCGCCGCTGCTCTCCGTCGTCCTGCTCGTCTGGCTGCTCCAGCCCGCGCACTGGACGGAACGCGACTACCCGGCCTTCGACTTCCTGCCGGCACTCGACATAGTGATGCTTGTCTCGATCGGACTGATCGAGCTGTTCCGCTGCCTGAACGTGCTGTCGAACGCGCACGCCACCCTGGTCGCCCGCGACCCGATCCCGGTGGTGCCCGAGACCGGCACGAGAGTGGCCTTCCTCACCTCCTTCGTGCCCGGCAAGGAACCGCTGGAGATGGTGACGAAGACGCTCGAAGCCGCGGTGCGGATCCGGCACCGCGGCCTCATGCACGTCTGGCTGCTGGACGAGGGCGACGACCCGGACGTGAAGGCGGTCTGCGCCCGCCTGGGCGTGCACCACTTCTCCCGCAAGGGCGTCGCGAAGTGGAACCAGCCCAAGGGCCCGCACCGCGCCAAGACCAAGCACGGCAACTACAACGCCTGGCTCGACGCGCACGGCGACGACTACGACTACTTCGCCTCCGTCGACACCGACCACATCCCGCTCCCCAACTACCTGGAGCGGATGCTCGGCTTCTTCCGGGACCCGAACATCGGCTTCGTCATCGGCCCGCAGGTGTACGGGAACTACGACAACTTCGTCACCAAGGCGGCCGAGTCGCAGCAGTTCCTCTTCCACGCGCTGATCCAGCGCGCCGGGAACGCCTACGGCTCGCCGATGTTCGTGGGGACCAGCAACGCCGTACGCATCAGCGCGCTGAAGCAGATCGGCGGGCTGTACGACTCGATCACCGAGGACATGGCGACCGGCTTCGAGATCCACCGCCACAAGAACCCGGCGACGGGCAAGAAGTGGCGCTCGGTCTACACGCCGGACGTACTCGCGGTCGGTGAGGGTCCCAGCGCCTGGACGGACTTCTTCACCCAGCAGATGCGCTGGTCGCGGGGCACGTACGAGACGATCCTCAAGCAGTACTGGAAGGGCTTCTACTCGCTGCCGCCGAGCAAGCTCTTCAACTACACGATGATGATCATCTTCTACCCGATGTCCGCCCTCAACTGGATCCTGGCGGCGCTGAGTTGCGCGCTGTTCCTGGGCCTGGGCGCCTCGGGTGTGAACATCGACCCGACCGTGTGGCTGATGCTCTACGGCAACGCCTCGGCGCTGCAGATCGGCCTGTACATCTGGAACCGGCGGCACAACGTCTCCCCGCACGAGCCGGAGGGCTCCGGCGGTGTGGCGGGCATGGTCATGTCGGCGCTGTCCGCGCCGCTCTACGCGAAGGCCCTGATCGACTCGGCGCTGCGGCGCAAGAGCAAGTTCGTGGTCACGCCCAAGGGCGACTCGGCGAGCCCGGACCGCTGGTTCGGGACGTTCCGCTACCACTGGTACTTCATCCTGATCTTCGGCGGCTCGATCGCGGCCGGCTTCACCTTCGGGCACTCGCACCCCGCGATGATCATCTGGGCGACGTTCGCCACGGCGATCACCGCGACGCCGATGGTCGTCTGGCGGCTCATGCTGCGCCAGGAGAAGAAGAAGCTCGCCGCCGGCCCGGCCGAACCGCAGGATGCCGCGCCGACGCCGCAGCCGTTCGTGCCGGCCCAGCCGACGCCACAGGCGCCACACGCCCCGCACACATCGCACGCCCCACACGCCCCCCACTCCACCCACGCGCCGCAGCACAAGCCCCAGTGGGCCGCATCGGGCGGGACGGGCGGGGGCAGCGTAGGGGGCGAGGGCAACGACCAGACCATGCAGATCGCCCTTGGTGGACTTGGGGGACGTAAGGAATGA
- a CDS encoding peptidoglycan-binding protein, translating to MATPVFEEFDPASDCECPGCVHRRRAAPYSGPVSGTGPGPARTAVRRTLVVAAAASTVLGAGHALPAAAAPQAPHRPGVPAGDEPDTPQGGKAPLHGPAGKPALDKLRTTTRAEIINRARTWVAARVPYSMSTYWGDGYRQDCSGFVSMAWNLAGNEWTGSLDKYGVRIPKEDLQPGDILLFHNPSDPEKGSHVVIFGGWTDYTHTYYIAYEETRPHARRQATPLSYWSHSDRYQAYRYKGLTASTGGTSEPGGGTPDPGGTAGTGDPDGTGGAAPGASPDPAARFPGRTYFGPGASNKYVTQLGRMLVERGGARYYTSGPGPRWSDADRRATRAFQLAQGWQGTAADGLPGPRTWALLVSGTGSDIGDGNGDGPGGPPTGTDPGTAPGTVPGTAPGTVPGAAGPPSAGKAVPEFPGRGLFRPGSSSPYITQLGKQLVKKGFGRYYTTRPDPRWNEADRRAVQAFQRAQGWRGGAADGYPGPETWRRLFSR from the coding sequence ATGGCGACTCCGGTATTCGAGGAATTCGATCCCGCGAGCGACTGCGAATGCCCCGGATGTGTTCACCGGCGAAGGGCCGCACCGTATTCCGGACCGGTGTCGGGAACAGGCCCGGGACCGGCCCGTACGGCGGTCCGGCGGACCCTCGTCGTCGCGGCGGCGGCCTCCACGGTGCTCGGTGCCGGGCATGCCCTGCCGGCCGCCGCCGCCCCGCAGGCCCCCCACCGTCCGGGCGTACCCGCAGGTGACGAGCCCGACACCCCGCAGGGCGGCAAGGCTCCGCTGCACGGCCCGGCCGGGAAACCGGCGCTGGACAAGCTCCGGACGACCACTCGGGCGGAGATCATCAACCGGGCCAGGACCTGGGTCGCCGCGCGGGTGCCGTACAGCATGAGCACCTATTGGGGGGACGGTTACCGGCAGGACTGCTCGGGTTTCGTCTCCATGGCCTGGAACCTCGCCGGGAACGAATGGACGGGCAGCCTCGACAAGTACGGCGTACGCATTCCCAAGGAGGATCTGCAACCCGGCGACATTCTTCTGTTCCACAATCCCTCGGACCCGGAGAAGGGCTCGCACGTCGTCATTTTCGGCGGCTGGACGGACTACACGCACACCTATTACATCGCCTACGAGGAGACCCGCCCGCACGCCCGCAGACAGGCCACCCCGCTCTCCTACTGGAGCCACTCGGACCGCTATCAGGCCTACCGCTACAAGGGCCTCACCGCGAGCACGGGCGGAACCTCGGAGCCGGGCGGCGGTACCCCGGACCCGGGCGGTACCGCCGGTACGGGCGACCCGGACGGTACGGGGGGCGCGGCGCCCGGCGCCTCCCCGGACCCGGCGGCCCGGTTCCCGGGGCGGACGTACTTCGGTCCCGGCGCCAGCAACAAGTACGTAACCCAGCTCGGCCGGATGCTCGTGGAGCGCGGCGGCGCCCGCTACTACACCTCGGGCCCCGGCCCGCGCTGGTCGGACGCGGACCGCAGGGCGACCCGGGCGTTCCAGCTGGCCCAGGGCTGGCAGGGCACGGCGGCGGACGGGCTGCCGGGACCGCGCACCTGGGCGCTGCTGGTCAGCGGGACGGGCAGTGACATCGGGGACGGGAACGGGGACGGGCCGGGAGGGCCGCCGACCGGGACCGACCCCGGCACGGCTCCTGGCACGGTCCCGGGAACCGCGCCCGGCACGGTCCCCGGCGCGGCCGGTCCGCCCTCCGCCGGCAAAGCGGTCCCCGAGTTCCCCGGACGGGGCCTGTTCCGGCCGGGCTCCAGCAGCCCGTACATCACCCAGCTCGGAAAGCAGCTGGTGAAGAAGGGGTTCGGGCGGTACTACACGACCCGGCCCGACCCGCGCTGGAACGAGGCGGACCGCCGAGCGGTGCAGGCCTTCCAGCGTGCCCAGGGCTGGCGGGGCGGCGCGGCCGACGGCTACCCGGGCCCGGAGACCTGGCGCCGCCTCTTCTCCAGGTGA
- a CDS encoding SPFH domain-containing protein: MSTTTEHAPEPEGPPDGGPRPARLIQNEATTEIPVHLLFRDEPDPAPVPLRPAVVGRRQGTGEQPRIRRPAPAAPRPAVVTVDPDLVERPARVLPGAVGVLAGATGLAGGVLTSWWAGALPPLAVEALRLPTAYAGAGLGPAQWAAYAGAGALGLFGFGGLARGRTGRAWVLGLFGRYRGTVRRTGLLWVNPLLLRARVDVRLRHWRGEPMPAADANGVALRVVVLVVWRVRDTARATLGVEDHETYLRECVEAALVRVPVEMPGAGKRAMEAAGEALTRAVAADTAPVGLEVFSVLPVRVEYAPEVAAAMTRRRIAALDAQHRAATLTSVVDSVEDTVTRLTLRGLVELDDYERKVLVKDLTVAFCAGRSESGA, from the coding sequence ATGAGTACGACGACCGAACACGCACCCGAGCCCGAGGGGCCCCCGGACGGCGGCCCCCGGCCCGCCCGGCTCATCCAGAACGAGGCGACCACCGAGATCCCCGTCCACCTGTTGTTCCGCGACGAACCCGATCCGGCGCCGGTGCCGCTGCGGCCCGCCGTCGTGGGCCGCAGGCAGGGTACGGGTGAGCAGCCGCGCATCCGCAGGCCCGCGCCGGCCGCACCGCGACCGGCGGTTGTGACGGTCGACCCCGACCTGGTGGAGCGCCCGGCCCGGGTGCTGCCCGGCGCGGTGGGCGTGCTCGCCGGCGCCACCGGGCTGGCCGGAGGCGTGCTGACCTCCTGGTGGGCGGGCGCGCTGCCACCCCTCGCGGTGGAGGCGCTGCGGCTGCCGACGGCGTACGCGGGTGCCGGTCTCGGTCCGGCCCAGTGGGCGGCGTACGCCGGTGCCGGCGCCCTCGGGCTGTTCGGGTTCGGCGGGCTGGCCCGGGGGCGGACCGGGCGGGCCTGGGTGCTCGGCCTGTTCGGCCGCTACCGGGGGACGGTCCGGCGCACCGGGCTGCTGTGGGTCAACCCGCTCCTCCTGCGCGCCCGGGTCGACGTGCGGCTGCGGCACTGGCGCGGCGAGCCGATGCCGGCGGCCGACGCGAACGGGGTCGCGCTGCGGGTCGTCGTCCTCGTGGTGTGGCGGGTGCGGGACACCGCGCGGGCCACGCTCGGCGTCGAGGACCACGAGACCTACCTGCGCGAGTGTGTCGAGGCGGCGCTCGTCCGGGTGCCGGTGGAGATGCCGGGCGCGGGAAAGCGGGCGATGGAGGCGGCCGGGGAGGCGCTGACCCGGGCGGTCGCGGCGGACACGGCCCCGGTCGGCCTGGAGGTGTTCTCGGTGCTGCCGGTCCGGGTCGAGTACGCCCCCGAGGTGGCCGCCGCGATGACCCGCCGCCGTATCGCCGCTCTGGACGCCCAGCACCGGGCGGCCACGCTCACCTCGGTCGTCGACTCGGTGGAGGACACGGTGACCCGGCTGACCCTGCGCGGTCTGGTCGAACTGGACGACTACGAACGCAAGGTGCTGGTGAAGGACCTGACGGTCGCGTTCTGCGCGGGGCGGAGCGAGTCCGGGGCGTGA